From Proteiniborus sp. MB09-C3, the proteins below share one genomic window:
- a CDS encoding metallopeptidase TldD-related protein has translation MIEKIKEILSNINGIDGWKINERRIESKELFFIKKELDMNRAKDVHHIKVTVYKDFEEDGKKYRGSSTTAIHPTMSKEDIESSITSALYASSFVKNEYYPLVEPKVEIRPIMENRFSKDSMSNWTPKLTDEIFIADKYDKGWINSTELFLDKVSTRILNSNGVDASYETYRGELEFITNWQEEKEGEEVELYKDIVFSDYDEKLIVESVDEMLKICRDKAIAKPTPVLKNIPVILSGEPVKEFFAYYYVQAGARSVYDQTSTAKLDKNIQGDDVRGDKVNIALDPYLDNSTQSAPYDEDGLRLARVSLYEDGILKRYWGSTRFSHYLDIKPTGNIRNIVVEGGTKTLKEIKEGAYLELEVFSDFQMDTLTGDFAGEIRLGWYNDGEKTVPVTGGSISGNINEVHKEMYLSKEIQKINNFSGPKSIKLLNVSIAGIE, from the coding sequence ATGATAGAGAAAATAAAAGAAATATTATCAAATATTAACGGAATAGATGGATGGAAAATCAATGAGAGAAGAATTGAGTCAAAGGAACTGTTCTTCATAAAAAAAGAGCTTGATATGAATAGGGCTAAGGATGTACATCATATAAAAGTCACTGTTTATAAGGACTTTGAAGAAGATGGCAAAAAATATAGAGGATCTTCTACAACTGCAATACATCCCACTATGAGTAAAGAAGACATAGAGAGTTCCATAACCAGCGCATTATATGCTTCAAGCTTTGTAAAAAATGAATACTATCCATTAGTTGAGCCTAAAGTAGAGATTAGACCTATAATGGAAAATAGGTTTTCGAAGGATTCTATGTCCAATTGGACGCCTAAGCTTACAGATGAAATTTTTATAGCTGATAAATATGATAAGGGTTGGATTAATTCAACAGAGCTTTTCCTAGACAAGGTAAGCACAAGGATACTAAACTCTAATGGAGTGGATGCTTCATACGAAACCTATAGAGGAGAGCTTGAGTTCATTACAAATTGGCAGGAAGAAAAAGAAGGCGAAGAAGTAGAACTATATAAGGATATTGTCTTTTCAGACTATGACGAGAAATTAATAGTTGAATCAGTAGATGAGATGTTAAAAATATGTAGAGATAAGGCAATTGCAAAACCTACACCTGTACTCAAAAATATACCAGTAATATTATCAGGTGAGCCAGTAAAAGAGTTCTTTGCCTACTATTATGTTCAAGCAGGAGCACGTTCGGTTTATGATCAGACCTCAACTGCTAAGCTAGATAAAAATATACAGGGCGATGATGTAAGAGGAGATAAAGTCAACATTGCTCTTGACCCTTATCTAGACAACTCTACACAATCAGCTCCTTATGATGAGGATGGTCTTAGACTGGCAAGAGTTTCATTATACGAAGATGGTATCTTAAAAAGATATTGGGGAAGCACAAGGTTTTCTCATTATTTAGATATCAAGCCTACTGGCAATATAAGAAATATTGTAGTAGAGGGTGGAACTAAGACTTTAAAAGAGATTAAAGAAGGAGCATATCTAGAACTTGAAGTATTTTCTGATTTTCAAATGGATACATTGACGGGTGATTTTGCAGGAGAAATAAGATTAGGCTGGTACAATGATGGAGAAAAAACAGTGCCAGTAACAGGAGGCTCCATCTCAGGTAATATAAATGAGGTTCATAAAGAAATGTATTTATCAAAGGAAATTCAAAAAATAAATAATTTTAGTGGACCAAAGTCAATTAAGCTGCTAAATGTAAGTATAGCAGGAATAGAATAG